A DNA window from Danio aesculapii chromosome 14, fDanAes4.1, whole genome shotgun sequence contains the following coding sequences:
- the nudt6 gene encoding nucleoside diphosphate-linked moiety X motif 6, with protein MVVFWIMSAGLCRVSSGFFKVTSGFSRASSVFGKLRLVSAGSARFCSGCEERLCPPLLAGDVDRFGGVTVRDFPPDISEEEFSDLLRVSLHHWRSEGRVAVWLHVPISQSRVCSAAARHGFTFHHARGDQAVLSVWLAEGQNRLPAFATHQVGVAGAVLDESNGKVLVVQDRNKTKNAWKFPGGLSDLGENIADTAVREVFEETGVRSEFQSLLSLRQQHTHPGAFGMSDMYLICRLQPLSHRIHICTHECLRCDWLDLRELAETSETTPITSRIAKLLLYGLENGFQHIDLHMEELPAVYSGLFYQLYHRPMPDDRKQYSKGAILKVP; from the exons ATGGTGGTTTTCTGGATCATGTCAGCCGGGCTCTGTAGGGTCTCTTCTGGGTTCTTTAAGGTCACTTCTGGGTTCTCCAGGGCTTCCTCTGTCTTCGGGAAGCTCCGGCTGGTCTCTGCCGGCTCTGCTCGCTTCTGCTCCGGCTGTGAGGAGCGGCTCTGTCCGCCTCTGCTGGCCGGGGATGTTGATCGGTTTGGCGGCGTGACGGTGCGAGATTTTCCGCCGGACATCAGCGAGGAGGAGTTCAGTGATCTGCTGAGGG tgtctcTGCATCACTGGCGTTCAGAAGGCCGTGTTGCAGTATGGCTTCATGTCCCCATCTCTCAGTCTCGTGTGTGTTCTGCTGCTGCACGTCACGGCTTCACTTTCCACCACGCGCGCGGAGATCAGGCTGTTCTGAGTGTGTGGCTCGCGGAGGGGCAGAACCGGCTGCCAGCATTCGCCACACACCAGGTCGGAGTCGCCG gtgCTGTTCTGGATGAATCCAATGGTAAAGTGCTCGTGGTTCAAGACAGAAATAAG ACTAAGAATGCTTGGAAGTTTCCCGGTGGTCTTTCAGATCTTGGAGAAAACATTG CTGATACAGCAGTGCGGGAGGTGTTTGAGGAGACGGGTGTGCGCTCAGAGTTCCAGTCTCTCCTCAGCCTCCGGCAGCAGCACACACACCCAGGAGCATTCGGGATGTCCGACATGTACCTGATCTGCAGGCTGCAGCCGCTCTCACACCGCATACACATCTGCACGCACGAGTGTCTGCGCTGCGATTGGCTGGATCTGAGAGAGCTGGCGGAGACCAGCGAAACCACACCCATCACAAGCCGCATCGCCAAACTGCTGCTGTACGGCCTGGAGAACGGCTTCCAGCATATAGACCTGCACATGGAGGAGCTGCCAGCGGTCTATTCCGGATTATTCTACCAGCTCTATCACAGACCCATGCCCGACGACAGGAAACAGTACTCTAAAGGTGccattttaaaggtcccatga